The sequence GCCCTGGCCGTCCGGCATCTGCTTGCCGTCGATGAGCTCGACCAGAACGGCGATGTGCCCGGCCTTGACCACATAGAGAATGTATTCGCGCAGGAGATAGAGGATGCCGGCCGTCAGGCCGAACCCGGCGACGCCGCCCCACAGGGTCGAGCTGGCGCGGAACTCCTCGTCACCGAAGCCGCCGATGCCCCAGCCGATGCCGGCGCCCGTGCCGGTGACGATGACATAGGCGCAGGCGATGCCGAAATAGACCACCATCCGCAAGACGATGAAGGGCGCGGTCTTCGCCATCAGGCCGAGCGACCGGCCAATACTGAAATCCCACATTCAAGGGTCTCCCGCAGCTGATGTGGTCGTGAATCGCAGCGCTCGCGTGCCGGGCGCGAAGCGAAGGTAGCCGCTTCGCAGGCCGCGCTCTTGGGGCCGGCGGTAGCGGATGCGGGCCAGGCGGCACAGCACCGGCCGCCGGCGATGGCCTCAATTCGCGGCGAAGGCGGCGGCGAGCGCGGCGGCGCGGACCTCTTTCGGCGTCTGGCCGAAGGCGCGGCGGAAGCTGGCATTGAACCAGGACAGGTCGCTGAAGCCGGAGGACAGCGCGATCTCGCTGATGCCGAGCATGCTCTGGGCCGGATCGCACAGGCGCCGATGGGCCAGCAGCAACCGCCGCTGGGCGACATAGTCGCGAAAGCTCGTTCCTTCGCCGGCAAACAGAGAGCGGATGTAGCGCGGCGAGATGGAATGGCGCGTGGCGATCCACTCGCTGCCGAGGCGCGGCGAGACGAGGTTCTGCTCGATGTCCGCCTTGATCGCCTTGAGCCGGGCGGCGCGCACGCCGCGCCCCTTGGCGATCTCCTCGGCCTCGCGCGAGGCGCCCATCGCCATGATCGTCAGGTCGTGGATGTGGCTGGAGCAGGTGGCGACCTCTTCGGCCGGCAGCAGCGCCAGTTCCTCGTGCAGCGAACGGGCGTAGCGCAGCAGCAGCCGCCATTGCGGCGTCACCGGCTGCACCTCCCGCAGGGCGCCGTTGAGGCTGGTGCCGGCGGAGGCGAGAAAGGCGCGCGGGATCGACAGGTAGAAGGCGTCGTTGCGCTCGCCGTGGAACTCGGCCGAGCCCGGCAGCTCGTTGGGGTCGAGATAGACGGAGCCGGGCGTGCACACGACATTGCTGCCGCCCTGCTGGTACATGGAAAAGCCGCCGGACAGCGGCACATGCACCATGACGTTGTCGCCGGTTTCCGCCGCCAGCGCCTTGGTGCGCACCACGCCGCAGCGCGAATGCATGGTCTGGCCGGTCATCAGGCCGGGCAGCAGGCCGATGGTCGTGTGCGAGTGGAAGGCGGTGTCGTCGGTCGGGGTGATCTGGAGCCGGCACATGGAGGCAACGGCGTCCTGGAAGGCTGCCACCCTGACATCCGGATCGAAATCGCTGGCGGAGAGGGTGAGGACCGACATGCTCTACCAATAGGTGTGCCCGACCGCCCTGTCCAGCGTCTGGCTTCCGTAGGGGAGCGTGACGGCGGGGCTGCGAAAAAAAGGCAGGCACCCGCGATCTGCAGGCGCCTGCCAGTCCGAGGGAGGCGGCGGGAGGACAGGTGGGAGGCTGCCGCGCCCTCAGTTCATCAGCCGGGGCAGCCAGAGCACGATGTCCGGCCACAGGGTGATCAGCGTCAGCAGCCCCATCAGCAGCAGGAAGAACGGGAAGGTCGCCTTCGCCACGGTGAGGATGTTGGCGCCCGTCACGCTCTGCATCACGAACAGGTTGAAGCCGACCGGCGGGGTGATCTGCGCCGCCTCGATCAGGATCGTGATGAAGATGCCGAACCAGATCAGATCGACGCCCGCCGTCTGCACCATCGGCAGCATCACCGAGGAGGTGAGCACGATGATCGAGATCCCTTCCAGGAAGCAGCCGAGGACGAGGATCAGCAGGCCGAGCACCGCCAGCAGCGCGTAGGGCGACAGGTTCAGCGCATCGACCCAGCCGGCGAGCTGGCGCGGCAGGTCGACGAAGGCGACGGCGATGGACAGGCATGCGGCGCAGGCGATGATGAAGGAGATCATGCAGGACGTGCGCACGGCCGCCATGACGCCGTCCATGAAGGTGGCCCGTGTCAAGGTGCCGCTCAGCGCTGACAGGGCGAGGGCGCCGATCACGCCGATCACCGCCGCTTCCGTCGGGGTGGCAAAACCGCCGTAGATCGAGCCGATCACCAGCGCGATGAGGCCGACGGCAGGGGCCAGGTTGCGCAGGCCCGCCAGCTTGGCGCGCCAGCTCGGCGCGGTCTCCGGCTCCGGCATCTTGTCGCGGTTGATGAGGCTCCAGATCGCCGTGTAGCCCATGAACAGGGCGATCAGCAGCAGGCCGGGCACCACCCCGGCGATGAACAGGCGGCCGATCGACTGTTCCGCCGTCACGCCGTAGACGATCATGATGATCGAGGGCGGGATCAGCAGGCCGAGCGTGCCGGAGCCCGCCAGCGTTCCGATGGTCATGTTGGCGGGATATTCGCGCTTCGACAGTTCGGGAACCGTCATGCGGCCGATGGTGGCGCAGGTGACCGCCGAGGACCCGGTGATCGCCGCCAGCACGCCGCAGCCCAGGATGTTGACGTGGAGCAGGCCGCCGGGCAGGCGCCCGACCAGCGGGGCCAGCCCGCGGAACATCCTGACCGACAGGTTCGAGCGGAAGAGGATCTCTCCCATCCACACGAACAGCGGCAGCGAGGTCAGCGCCCAGCCCCAGCTGCTGTCCCAAAGGGTCGAGGCGATCAGCGAGCCGGTGGGCGCGGAGGTGAACAGCGCCATCATCGCCATGCCGACGGCCAGCAGCGTGACGGAGACCCACACGCCGGCGGCCAGCAGCCCGAAGATGAGGACCGCCAGGGTGATGGCGGAGACGAAGATCATGTCCATGATGGCCTACTCCGCGTGGCTGTCTTCGGGATGGGTGTCGCTGTCGTAGCTCGGCACGTTGCCGCGCAGCACCTGCACCAGGTCGTCGAGGATCGCGACGGCGAAGAGCACGACGCCGACCGAAACGCCGGCCTGCGGGATCCAGAAGGGCATGGCCAGCAGGCCCGGACTGACATCGTTGTAGCTGTAGGACTGAAAGGTCAGCTCGATGACGTGCCAGGCGAGAAAGCACACCGCGGCGCCGGCGACGAGGCAGTTGAAGACCTCGAAGACCCGCTTCGGCCCGGCCGGCAGGTGGCTGACCACCAGCGTGATGCGCACATGGGCGCCATGCCGGAACGTGTGCGCCAGACCGAAGAAGGTGGCGGCGGCCAGACACAGTCCGGCCGCCTCGGTGGAATCGACGGTGACCGACATGGTGCGGGCCACCACCTGCACGACGATCGTCACGCCGATGCCGATCAGGAACAAGGCTGCCAGATAGCCGGCCGCCTCATAGAGGCTGTCGAGGACGCGTCGGATCATGAGCCGATTCCTCCCTCCTTGGCTGTGGCCGGATCAGTCGAGCGATGCCTGGTAGGCCTCGTAGACCGCCTTTTCCGCGTCGGAGGCGCGGGTCATCCAGTTGGCGACCATCTCCTTGCCGATCTCGTCGATGCGGTCGAGCACGTCCTGCGGCGCCTGGTTGATGGTGATGCCGTGCTCCTTGAGGACGTTCTCGCGCTCCTCGCTGGCGGCCTTGGCCAGTTCCCAGCCGCGTGCGGTCGCCGCCTCGCCTTCTTCCAGGACGATCTTGCGGATGTCATCGGGAAGGGCGCGCAGGGCCCGCTCGTTGACGATCACGGCGTTCTTGTTGTGCATCGTGCCGGTATAGGTGAACACGTCGAGGTAATCCCAGACCTGCACGTCGGTGCCCGACTGCGCGCTGGTCCAAAGCGCCTCGATCATGCCGGTGGCGAAGGCCTGCGGCACTTCGGCAAAGGGCAGGATGATGGCCTGGGTGCCGAGCTTCTCGCCCATGACCTGGGTCTGCTGGGAGTAGATGCGCAGCTTCACGCCGTTCAGGTCGTCGAGCGAGTTGATCGGCTCGGCGGTGAAGAAGCCCTGGCCCGGCCAGGCGACATAGGTGATGACGCGCATGCCGTTGCGGCCGAACCACTCGTCGTAGAACGGCTTTTGGGCCTCCATCAGCTTCCACGACTTGTCGAAGGTCGGCACGACGCCGGGAATGTTGTCGAGATTGAACATCTCCTGCTCGTTGCCGTAGACGCCCATGCGGATCTCGCCGATCTGCACCTGGCCCGACTGCACCGCGCGCTTGATGTTGTCGAGCTTGATGAGGCTGTCATGGGAGCGCAGGTCGATCTTCAGCTCGCCCTTGGTCCTCTCCTCCACCGCCGCGATGAACTGGCGGATGTTCTTGGTGAAAAAGCTGGTTTCCGGATAGCCCGAGGCCATCGTCCACTGGGTTGCCGCAAGGGCGGGGCCGGCGAGGGCGAGCGTGGCCGAAGCCAGGGCGGCCGCGCGAAGCAGGGACTTCAGGGACATTCTTGTTCTCCGTCTGTTGGGATGATGGGCGCCTGCGGGCACTGCCCGGC comes from Stappia sp. 28M-7 and encodes:
- a CDS encoding TRAP transporter small permease, which gives rise to MIRRVLDSLYEAAGYLAALFLIGIGVTIVVQVVARTMSVTVDSTEAAGLCLAAATFFGLAHTFRHGAHVRITLVVSHLPAGPKRVFEVFNCLVAGAAVCFLAWHVIELTFQSYSYNDVSPGLLAMPFWIPQAGVSVGVVLFAVAILDDLVQVLRGNVPSYDSDTHPEDSHAE
- a CDS encoding TRAP transporter large permease translates to MDMIFVSAITLAVLIFGLLAAGVWVSVTLLAVGMAMMALFTSAPTGSLIASTLWDSSWGWALTSLPLFVWMGEILFRSNLSVRMFRGLAPLVGRLPGGLLHVNILGCGVLAAITGSSAVTCATIGRMTVPELSKREYPANMTIGTLAGSGTLGLLIPPSIIMIVYGVTAEQSIGRLFIAGVVPGLLLIALFMGYTAIWSLINRDKMPEPETAPSWRAKLAGLRNLAPAVGLIALVIGSIYGGFATPTEAAVIGVIGALALSALSGTLTRATFMDGVMAAVRTSCMISFIIACAACLSIAVAFVDLPRQLAGWVDALNLSPYALLAVLGLLILVLGCFLEGISIIVLTSSVMLPMVQTAGVDLIWFGIFITILIEAAQITPPVGFNLFVMQSVTGANILTVAKATFPFFLLLMGLLTLITLWPDIVLWLPRLMN
- a CDS encoding helix-turn-helix domain-containing protein, which produces MSVLTLSASDFDPDVRVAAFQDAVASMCRLQITPTDDTAFHSHTTIGLLPGLMTGQTMHSRCGVVRTKALAAETGDNVMVHVPLSGGFSMYQQGGSNVVCTPGSVYLDPNELPGSAEFHGERNDAFYLSIPRAFLASAGTSLNGALREVQPVTPQWRLLLRYARSLHEELALLPAEEVATCSSHIHDLTIMAMGASREAEEIAKGRGVRAARLKAIKADIEQNLVSPRLGSEWIATRHSISPRYIRSLFAGEGTSFRDYVAQRRLLLAHRRLCDPAQSMLGISEIALSSGFSDLSWFNASFRRAFGQTPKEVRAAALAAAFAAN
- a CDS encoding TRAP transporter substrate-binding protein; protein product: MSLKSLLRAAALASATLALAGPALAATQWTMASGYPETSFFTKNIRQFIAAVEERTKGELKIDLRSHDSLIKLDNIKRAVQSGQVQIGEIRMGVYGNEQEMFNLDNIPGVVPTFDKSWKLMEAQKPFYDEWFGRNGMRVITYVAWPGQGFFTAEPINSLDDLNGVKLRIYSQQTQVMGEKLGTQAIILPFAEVPQAFATGMIEALWTSAQSGTDVQVWDYLDVFTYTGTMHNKNAVIVNERALRALPDDIRKIVLEEGEAATARGWELAKAASEERENVLKEHGITINQAPQDVLDRIDEIGKEMVANWMTRASDAEKAVYEAYQASLD